A genomic window from Streptomyces broussonetiae includes:
- a CDS encoding FGGY family carbohydrate kinase, translating to MTGPVLAVDQGTSGSKALVVCPERGVLATGFAEVRPRYLPGGLVEVDPAELFDSVVAAGRQALAEAGEPVVALGLANQGETVLAWDPATGRPLTDALVWQDRRAETVCAELAEHAEELRLLTGLPLDPYFAAPKMAWIRRHLTREGVVTTSDAWLVHRLTGAYATDAATAGRTQLLDLDSAQWSRRALELYGLGDERLPQPADNAQLIGTTTVFGPEIPLTGLAVDQQAALLAQRVTGPGTAKCTYGTGAFLLAHTGEQPRRGTSGLVSCIAWRLAGTTSYCLDGQVYTAASAVRWLSELGVITGAADLDPVGGAVPDSGGVTFVPALAGLAAPWWRGDLRGSLTGLGLDTTPGHLVRALCEGIAAQVAELADAAAGDLGAGLDRLRVDGGLTRSALLMQTQADLLQRPVEVSALPDATALGAATLARLGADRTLGVDQALPDGKPAAVYEPRITADQAAERRTGFRAAVRTLLAS from the coding sequence ATGACCGGGCCGGTGCTCGCCGTCGACCAGGGCACGTCCGGCTCCAAGGCCCTCGTGGTCTGCCCGGAGCGCGGTGTCCTCGCCACCGGGTTCGCCGAGGTCCGCCCCCGGTATCTGCCCGGCGGCCTGGTCGAGGTGGACCCCGCCGAGCTGTTCGACTCGGTGGTCGCCGCCGGCCGGCAGGCGCTCGCCGAAGCGGGCGAACCGGTCGTGGCGCTGGGCCTCGCCAACCAGGGCGAGACCGTCCTCGCCTGGGACCCGGCCACCGGCCGCCCCCTCACCGACGCCCTGGTCTGGCAGGACCGGCGCGCCGAGACGGTCTGCGCCGAACTCGCGGAACACGCCGAGGAGCTGCGACTGCTGACCGGCCTGCCCCTCGACCCGTACTTCGCCGCGCCCAAGATGGCCTGGATCCGCCGCCACCTCACCCGCGAGGGCGTCGTCACCACCTCGGACGCCTGGCTGGTCCACCGTCTCACCGGCGCCTACGCCACCGACGCCGCCACCGCCGGCCGCACCCAGCTCCTCGACCTGGACAGCGCCCAGTGGTCGCGGAGGGCGCTGGAACTGTACGGGCTCGGCGACGAACGGCTCCCGCAGCCGGCCGACAACGCCCAGCTCATCGGCACGACGACGGTGTTCGGCCCCGAGATCCCGCTCACCGGCCTGGCCGTCGACCAGCAGGCCGCCCTGCTCGCCCAGCGCGTCACCGGTCCCGGCACCGCCAAGTGCACCTACGGTACGGGCGCGTTCCTGCTCGCGCACACCGGCGAGCAGCCCCGGCGCGGCACCTCGGGCCTGGTCAGCTGCATCGCCTGGCGGCTCGCCGGCACCACCAGCTACTGCCTGGACGGCCAGGTCTACACGGCCGCCTCCGCCGTCCGCTGGCTCAGCGAACTCGGCGTCATCACCGGCGCCGCCGACCTCGACCCGGTGGGCGGCGCCGTCCCCGACAGCGGCGGCGTCACCTTCGTCCCCGCCCTCGCCGGACTCGCCGCCCCCTGGTGGCGTGGCGACCTGCGCGGCTCCCTCACCGGCCTCGGCCTCGACACCACCCCCGGGCACCTCGTGCGCGCCCTGTGCGAGGGCATCGCCGCCCAGGTCGCCGAACTCGCCGACGCCGCCGCGGGAGACCTCGGCGCCGGCCTGGACCGCCTGCGCGTCGACGGCGGCCTGACCCGTTCCGCGCTCCTCATGCAGACCCAGGCCGACCTGCTGCAACGCCCCGTCGAAGTCTCCGCGCTGCCTGACGCCACCGCCCTCGGTGCCGCCACGCTCGCCCGCCTGGGTGCGGACCGTACGCTGGGCGTCGACCAGGCCCTGCCCGACGGAAAGCCCGCCGCCGTGTACGAACCCCGCATCACCGCCGACCAGGCCGCCGAGCGTCGCACCGGCTTCCGCGCCGCCGTCCGGACCCTGCTCGCCTCATGA
- a CDS encoding FAD-dependent oxidoreductase, protein MTVTAQGPLPTGSYDVAVVGAGVVGCAVARELARHPRLRIALVEAQDDVGQGTSKANTAILHTGFDAAPGTLEARLVHEGYERLGAYAAETGIPVERVGALLVAWDAEQLAALPELAQKAERNGCHDTSLLGPDELYAREPRLGPGALGALHVPGESIICPWTTTLAYATQAVRAGVDLHLNAKVERAHRGTGEDHLLQTTRGVLSARRLVNAAGLHADTLDRLLGHEDFTVTPRRGQLLVYDKLARPLVRHILLPVPTALGKGVLVAPTVYGNVLLGPTAEDLDDKRATGSTADGLAGLRDKGRRVLPDLVDEEVTAVYAGLRAATGQEDYRIAVHPEQGYVTVGGIRSTGLTASLAIAAHVTGLLQDTGLDLGPVREPQPLTMPNLGEAFPRPYQRPELIAADPEYGTLVCHCERVSRGEIRDALAGPVPPRSLEGLRRRTRARAGRCQGFYCGAAVRELFESAQNEGIRT, encoded by the coding sequence ATGACCGTCACCGCACAGGGCCCGCTGCCCACCGGCAGCTACGACGTGGCGGTCGTCGGTGCCGGCGTGGTCGGCTGCGCCGTCGCCCGCGAACTGGCCCGCCACCCCCGGCTGCGGATCGCCCTGGTCGAGGCCCAGGACGACGTCGGCCAGGGCACCTCCAAGGCCAACACCGCGATCCTGCACACCGGTTTCGACGCGGCCCCCGGCACCCTGGAGGCCCGCCTGGTCCATGAGGGCTACGAACGGCTGGGCGCCTACGCGGCCGAGACCGGCATTCCCGTCGAACGCGTCGGCGCCCTGCTGGTCGCCTGGGACGCGGAGCAACTGGCCGCCCTGCCCGAGCTGGCACAGAAGGCCGAGCGCAACGGCTGCCACGACACGAGCCTGCTGGGCCCCGACGAGCTGTACGCCCGTGAACCGCGCCTCGGCCCCGGAGCGCTCGGCGCCCTGCACGTCCCCGGCGAGAGCATCATCTGTCCCTGGACGACGACCCTGGCGTACGCCACCCAGGCGGTCCGCGCCGGAGTCGACCTGCATCTCAACGCCAAGGTGGAGCGGGCACACCGGGGCACCGGCGAAGACCACCTGCTGCAGACGACCCGAGGCGTCCTGTCCGCCCGCCGCCTGGTCAACGCGGCCGGACTGCACGCCGACACCCTCGACCGGCTGCTCGGCCACGAGGACTTCACCGTCACCCCGCGCCGCGGTCAGCTCCTGGTGTACGACAAGCTCGCCCGCCCGCTCGTCCGGCACATCCTCCTGCCCGTCCCGACCGCACTCGGCAAGGGCGTCCTGGTCGCGCCCACCGTGTACGGCAACGTCCTGCTCGGCCCCACCGCCGAGGACCTGGACGACAAACGGGCCACCGGCTCCACCGCCGACGGCCTGGCCGGCCTCAGGGACAAGGGCCGCCGTGTCCTGCCCGACCTCGTCGACGAGGAGGTCACCGCCGTCTACGCCGGACTGCGCGCGGCCACCGGACAGGAGGACTACCGCATCGCCGTCCACCCCGAGCAGGGGTACGTCACCGTCGGCGGCATCCGCTCCACCGGCCTGACCGCGTCCCTGGCGATCGCCGCCCATGTCACCGGCCTGCTGCAGGACACCGGACTGGACCTGGGCCCGGTGCGCGAGCCGCAGCCGCTGACCATGCCCAACCTCGGCGAGGCCTTCCCACGCCCCTACCAGCGGCCCGAACTCATCGCCGCGGACCCCGAGTACGGCACCCTGGTCTGTCACTGCGAGCGCGTCTCCCGAGGCGAGATCCGCGACGCCCTGGCCGGACCGGTCCCACCGCGCAGCCTCGAGGGCCTGCGCCGCCGCACCCGGGCCCGGGCGGGCCGCTGTCAGGGGTTCTACTGCGGCGCGGCGGTACGGGAGTTGTTCGAGTCGGCGCAGAATGAGGGGATTCGGACATGA
- a CDS encoding NAD(P)/FAD-dependent oxidoreductase → MTARRSAPSAGGAHGTPGPFAREVDVLVVGAGPAGLVAAARLAASGAGRIEVLEREREAGGVPRHCAHGGFGTRTHPLTGPEYARLLAEAAGRAGAVLRTGVTALDWGTAPGAAGAQGSGTGADTGAQHGPVLPGVVLNAVGPGGPETIGARAVVLATGARERPRTARLVPGTRPAGVYTTGELQQAVHLFGQRIGTRAVVVGAEHVSYAAADTLRAAGAEIVALVTEQLRAQVPVTRAQSARLRHRIPLLTQTTVAELLGHGRLSGVRVRHRDGRTAVLSCDTVVFTGDFIPDHELARRGSLALDPGTRGPAVDGFLHTSRFGVFAAGNVLHAVEPADAAAREGARAARAVLGFLAGAAWPGPGVPLAVEAPLRWIAPNRITPAARPERYVLRTAAPLRRPVLYVHQDGRLLHHERPVPAAALPHRTLTLTARWHHRVDATGGEVRVSVR, encoded by the coding sequence ATGACGGCCCGGCGAAGCGCACCGAGCGCCGGCGGGGCACACGGCACCCCGGGTCCGTTCGCCCGCGAGGTCGACGTGCTCGTCGTCGGCGCGGGGCCCGCGGGCCTGGTCGCCGCCGCCCGCCTGGCCGCGTCCGGAGCCGGCCGGATCGAGGTGCTCGAGCGTGAGCGGGAGGCCGGGGGAGTGCCCCGGCACTGCGCCCACGGCGGCTTCGGCACCCGTACGCACCCGCTGACCGGCCCCGAGTACGCCCGCCTGCTCGCGGAGGCGGCCGGACGGGCGGGCGCCGTGCTCCGGACCGGGGTGACCGCTCTGGACTGGGGGACCGCCCCGGGCGCGGCAGGGGCACAGGGGTCCGGGACCGGGGCGGACACCGGTGCGCAGCACGGCCCGGTGCTCCCGGGCGTGGTGCTGAACGCGGTCGGTCCCGGCGGACCCGAGACCATCGGGGCGCGGGCCGTCGTCCTCGCCACCGGCGCCCGGGAACGCCCGCGTACGGCCCGGCTGGTGCCGGGCACCCGTCCCGCCGGTGTCTACACCACCGGTGAACTCCAGCAGGCCGTCCACCTGTTCGGGCAGCGCATCGGCACCCGCGCGGTCGTGGTCGGCGCCGAGCACGTCTCCTACGCGGCGGCCGACACGTTGCGCGCGGCCGGCGCCGAGATCGTCGCACTGGTCACGGAGCAGCTTCGCGCCCAAGTGCCCGTCACCCGGGCGCAGTCGGCCCGCCTGCGACACCGGATCCCGTTGCTGACGCAGACCACGGTCGCCGAACTCCTCGGTCACGGACGTCTGTCCGGCGTCCGCGTCCGCCACCGCGACGGCCGGACGGCCGTACTGTCCTGCGACACCGTCGTGTTCACCGGCGATTTCATCCCGGACCACGAACTGGCCCGCCGCGGTTCTCTCGCCCTGGACCCCGGCACCCGCGGCCCCGCCGTCGACGGCTTTCTGCACACCTCACGCTTTGGCGTCTTCGCCGCCGGGAACGTCCTGCACGCCGTCGAACCCGCGGACGCGGCGGCCCGCGAGGGCGCCCGGGCGGCCCGGGCCGTGCTCGGCTTCCTGGCGGGCGCCGCCTGGCCCGGCCCCGGGGTGCCGCTCGCCGTCGAGGCGCCGCTGCGCTGGATCGCCCCGAACCGCATCACGCCGGCGGCCCGCCCCGAGCGCTACGTCCTGCGCACCGCGGCCCCGCTGCGCCGGCCCGTCCTGTACGTACACCAGGACGGCAGGCTGCTGCACCACGAGCGGCCCGTCCCCGCCGCCGCCCTGCCCCACCGCACCCTGACCCTCACGGCCCGCTGGCACCACCGCGTCGACGCCACAGGCGGCGAGGTACGGGTGAGCGTGCGCTGA
- a CDS encoding crotonase/enoyl-CoA hydratase family protein, translated as MPVRVERKEYVTTVVLSRPEARNAVDGPTAAELTDAFREFEADDSARVAVLWGEGGTFCAGADLKAIGTERGNRVAEDGDGPMGPTRMRLSKPVIAAVAGHAVAGGLELALWCDLRIAEEDAVFGVFCRRWGVPLIDGGTVRLPRLIGTGRAMDMILTGRPVPAREACEIGLANRLVPTGSARAEAEALAAGIARFPQACLRSDRASVLDQEGLDEETALRTELRHGMGVLTQSAEGAARFSSGAGRHGSFNGI; from the coding sequence GTGCCGGTCCGCGTCGAGCGCAAGGAGTACGTCACCACCGTCGTCCTGTCCCGGCCCGAGGCCCGCAACGCGGTCGACGGGCCCACGGCCGCTGAACTCACCGATGCCTTCCGGGAGTTCGAGGCCGACGACAGCGCCCGGGTGGCGGTCCTGTGGGGCGAGGGCGGCACGTTCTGCGCGGGGGCGGACCTGAAGGCGATCGGCACCGAGCGCGGCAACCGCGTGGCCGAGGACGGCGACGGCCCGATGGGACCGACCCGGATGCGGCTGTCCAAGCCGGTGATCGCGGCGGTGGCCGGGCACGCGGTCGCGGGCGGCCTCGAACTCGCCCTGTGGTGCGATCTGCGGATCGCGGAGGAGGACGCCGTCTTCGGCGTGTTCTGCCGCCGCTGGGGCGTACCGCTCATCGACGGTGGCACGGTGCGGCTGCCCCGGCTGATCGGCACCGGCCGGGCCATGGACATGATCCTGACCGGCCGCCCGGTCCCGGCCAGGGAGGCCTGCGAGATCGGGCTCGCCAACCGCCTGGTGCCCACGGGATCCGCCCGCGCCGAGGCCGAGGCGCTCGCGGCCGGCATCGCCCGCTTCCCGCAGGCCTGTCTGCGCAGCGACCGCGCGTCGGTCCTCGACCAGGAGGGACTGGACGAGGAGACGGCACTGCGCACCGAACTCCGGCACGGGATGGGTGTGTTGACACAGAGCGCGGAAGGCGCAGCCCGGTTCTCCTCGGGCGCCGGGCGGCACGGCTCGTTCAACGGAATCTGA
- a CDS encoding lysylphosphatidylglycerol synthase transmembrane domain-containing protein translates to MRQLLCLLPLVLVAILAVRNRSVLLDGFGQLRTASWPWLLAAAGATCLTWVAAAITRQGAVIQPLPRWRLLATQFAAGSANHLLPTGLGSGAVNLRFMTVCGVPLARSSAALALYLLAESVGRLSLLAALLLAFPDALHIGPLLPHGAVGPLLAVAGTVVAVAVAALALVRPLRAPVLRFVRTALGEARSVHTRPARALALWGGSFAFPALQAAGLVAVGQALELPVPPAHMALAYLAATVAVALVPTPGGIGSVEAALIVALVAAGGPVAVATAVVLAYRIITVWVPLVPGALTLGALVRLKVI, encoded by the coding sequence GTGCGGCAGCTGCTGTGCCTGCTGCCGCTCGTGCTCGTCGCGATCCTCGCGGTGCGCAACCGGTCCGTGCTCCTCGACGGCTTCGGCCAGCTGCGGACCGCCTCGTGGCCCTGGCTGCTGGCGGCGGCCGGAGCCACCTGCCTGACCTGGGTGGCCGCGGCCATCACCCGGCAGGGCGCGGTGATCCAGCCACTGCCCCGGTGGCGACTGCTGGCCACGCAGTTCGCGGCAGGCTCGGCCAACCATCTGCTGCCGACCGGGCTCGGCTCGGGCGCGGTCAATCTGCGGTTCATGACCGTGTGCGGGGTGCCGCTCGCGCGCTCCTCCGCCGCGCTCGCGCTCTACCTGCTCGCCGAGTCGGTCGGCCGGCTGAGCCTGCTGGCCGCGCTGCTGCTCGCCTTCCCCGACGCGCTGCACATCGGCCCCCTGCTCCCCCACGGGGCCGTGGGCCCGCTGCTGGCCGTCGCGGGCACGGTAGTGGCGGTGGCGGTGGCCGCGCTGGCCCTCGTACGCCCCCTGCGCGCGCCCGTGCTCCGCTTCGTGCGCACCGCCCTGGGCGAGGCCCGTTCGGTGCACACGCGTCCGGCCAGGGCGCTCGCGCTGTGGGGCGGCTCGTTCGCCTTCCCGGCGCTGCAGGCCGCCGGCCTGGTGGCGGTGGGGCAGGCGCTGGAACTGCCGGTGCCGCCGGCGCACATGGCGCTGGCGTACCTGGCCGCGACGGTGGCGGTGGCGCTGGTGCCCACGCCGGGCGGAATCGGTTCGGTCGAGGCGGCGCTGATCGTGGCGCTGGTGGCGGCGGGCGGCCCGGTGGCGGTGGCCACGGCGGTGGTGCTCGCCTACCGCATCATCACCGTGTGGGTGCCACTGGTGCCGGGCGCGCTGACGCTGGGGGCGCTGGTGCGCCTGAAGGTCATCTGA
- a CDS encoding ABC transporter ATP-binding protein produces the protein METTAWTQLHSVMNAQADRRPLARATLRRIAAFARPHRAGIVRFVLFGVVTALLAVATPVLAGRVVDAIVAGHDSGRVVRLSLLIALVALGEAGLGILGRRLSSTLGEGLILDLRTAVFDHVQRMPVAFFTRTRTGALVSRLNNDVIGAQRAFANTLSGVVSNLVTLVLTLAVMLTLSWQITLLALVLLPVFVLPARRMGSRMARMQREAAALNAAMGTRMTERFSAPGATLVKLFGRPEEESAEFAARAARVRDIGVRTATAQSVFITSLTLVSALALALVYGLGGWFALHGTLQAGAVVSLSLLLTRLYAPLTALAGARVEVMSALVSFERVFEVLDLKPLIEEKPDAVDVPEGPVAVEFEDVRFAYPSADQVSLASLEEVAALDTRGGSEVLHGISFRAEPGQTVALVGSSGAGKSTIAQLLPRLYDVDAGAVRVGGTDVRDLTAAALRATLGMVTQDGHLFHDTVRANLLLARPDATDEDLWDALGRARLAEVVRSLPDGLETVVGERGYRLSGGERQRMTIARLLLARQRVVILDEATAHLDNTSEAAVQEALTEALEGRTAVVIAHRLSTVRAADQILVVESGRIVERGTHEELLAADGRYAELYRTQFATAV, from the coding sequence ATGGAGACCACCGCATGGACGCAGTTGCACAGCGTGATGAACGCGCAGGCCGACCGCCGTCCCCTCGCCCGCGCCACGCTGCGCCGTATCGCCGCCTTCGCCCGTCCGCACCGCGCGGGCATCGTCCGGTTCGTACTGTTCGGGGTGGTGACCGCGCTGCTCGCCGTCGCGACCCCCGTGCTCGCCGGCCGCGTCGTCGACGCGATCGTGGCGGGGCACGACTCCGGCAGGGTCGTGCGGCTCTCGCTGCTGATCGCGCTCGTCGCCCTCGGTGAGGCAGGGCTCGGCATCCTCGGCCGCCGGTTGTCGTCGACGCTCGGGGAGGGACTCATCCTCGACCTCAGGACGGCTGTGTTCGATCATGTGCAGCGCATGCCCGTCGCGTTCTTCACACGGACTCGTACGGGCGCGCTGGTCAGCCGTCTCAACAACGACGTGATCGGCGCCCAGCGGGCGTTCGCCAACACCCTGTCGGGCGTGGTGAGCAACCTGGTCACGCTGGTGCTCACGCTGGCCGTGATGCTGACCCTGTCCTGGCAGATCACCCTGCTCGCGCTGGTCCTGCTGCCGGTGTTCGTGCTGCCGGCCCGCCGCATGGGCAGCCGGATGGCCCGGATGCAGCGGGAGGCGGCGGCGCTGAACGCGGCCATGGGCACCCGGATGACCGAGCGGTTCTCCGCGCCCGGCGCCACCCTGGTCAAGCTGTTCGGCCGCCCCGAGGAGGAGTCGGCGGAGTTCGCGGCCCGCGCCGCCCGGGTGCGCGACATCGGCGTGCGCACGGCGACCGCGCAGTCCGTGTTCATCACCTCTCTCACCCTGGTCTCCGCGCTCGCGCTCGCCCTCGTCTACGGCCTCGGCGGCTGGTTCGCGCTGCACGGCACCCTCCAGGCGGGCGCGGTCGTCTCCCTCTCGCTGCTGCTGACCCGGCTGTACGCCCCGCTCACCGCGCTCGCCGGGGCCCGGGTGGAGGTGATGAGCGCCCTCGTCAGCTTCGAGCGGGTCTTCGAGGTGCTGGACCTCAAGCCGCTCATCGAGGAGAAGCCGGACGCCGTGGACGTCCCCGAGGGTCCGGTCGCCGTCGAGTTCGAGGACGTCCGCTTCGCCTACCCCTCTGCCGACCAGGTCTCCCTCGCCTCCCTGGAGGAGGTCGCCGCCCTCGACACCCGCGGGGGCTCCGAGGTCCTGCACGGCATCTCCTTCCGCGCCGAACCCGGGCAGACGGTCGCCCTCGTCGGCTCCTCCGGCGCCGGCAAGTCCACCATCGCCCAGCTGCTGCCGCGGCTGTACGACGTCGACGCGGGCGCCGTCCGGGTCGGCGGCACCGATGTGCGCGACCTGACCGCCGCCGCCCTGCGGGCCACCCTCGGCATGGTCACCCAGGACGGCCACCTCTTCCACGACACCGTCCGCGCCAACCTGCTGCTGGCCCGCCCGGACGCCACCGACGAGGACCTGTGGGACGCCCTCGGCCGGGCCCGCCTGGCAGAGGTCGTACGGTCCCTGCCGGACGGCCTGGAGACGGTCGTCGGTGAGCGCGGCTACCGGCTCTCCGGCGGTGAACGCCAGCGCATGACGATCGCCCGGCTGCTGCTGGCCCGCCAGCGCGTGGTGATCCTGGACGAGGCCACCGCCCATCTGGACAACACCTCCGAGGCGGCCGTGCAGGAGGCGCTCACCGAGGCGCTGGAGGGCCGTACCGCCGTGGTCATCGCCCACCGGCTGTCCACGGTCCGGGCCGCCGACCAGATCCTGGTCGTGGAGTCCGGGCGGATCGTGGAACGGGGCACGCACGAGGAGCTGTTGGCGGCGGACGGGCGGTATGCCGAGCTGTACCGGACGCAGTTCGCCACCGCCGTGTGA
- a CDS encoding lectin → MARPLPAAVALGVVALSAGLLTASPAQAATGAITGLAGKCLDVAGANSADGTPVQLYDCNGTNAQQWTVGSDGTIRALGKCLDVTGNSTADGATAQLWSCTGGANQKWTVTAAHDIVNPQANKCLDVTGNNSANGTRVQIWSCSGGANQKWTAPAADGGGNPSAPMAVAPYLYNGWGSPPDPTTITQATGVKWFTLAFVLSNGYCDPQWDGSRPLTGGVDQQTVNTVRANGGDVIPSFGGYSGNKLESSCSSAGELAAAYQKVINAYGLKAIDIDIEADAYSNATVQQRTVDALKTVKANNPGLKVYVTIGTGQSGPDTSLINRAASSGLTADAWAIMPFDFGGAGQNMGNLTTQAAEGLKNDLKNAYGYSDDQAYRDMGISSMNGITDNNETVTVNDFRTILAYAQQHHLARLTFWSANRDRPCTGGPADSCSGVSQSDWDYTRVFAGYTG, encoded by the coding sequence ATGGCCAGACCTCTTCCCGCAGCAGTCGCCCTCGGCGTCGTCGCGCTCTCGGCCGGGCTGCTCACCGCTTCCCCCGCCCAGGCCGCCACCGGCGCCATCACCGGCCTCGCCGGCAAATGCCTTGACGTCGCCGGGGCCAACTCCGCCGACGGCACACCCGTCCAGCTCTACGACTGCAACGGCACGAACGCCCAGCAGTGGACCGTCGGCAGCGACGGCACGATCCGCGCCCTCGGCAAGTGCCTCGATGTGACCGGCAACTCGACCGCCGACGGCGCCACGGCCCAGCTGTGGTCCTGTACCGGCGGAGCGAACCAGAAGTGGACCGTCACCGCCGCCCACGACATCGTCAACCCGCAGGCGAACAAGTGCCTGGACGTCACCGGCAACAACTCGGCCAACGGCACCCGGGTGCAGATCTGGAGCTGCAGCGGCGGCGCCAACCAGAAGTGGACCGCGCCCGCGGCGGACGGCGGCGGCAACCCGTCCGCGCCGATGGCCGTCGCGCCGTACCTCTACAACGGCTGGGGCAGCCCGCCGGACCCCACCACCATCACCCAGGCCACGGGCGTGAAGTGGTTCACGCTCGCCTTCGTGCTCAGCAACGGCTACTGCGATCCGCAGTGGGACGGCAGCCGCCCGCTGACCGGCGGGGTGGACCAGCAGACGGTCAACACCGTGCGGGCGAACGGCGGTGACGTGATCCCGTCCTTCGGCGGCTACAGCGGCAACAAGCTGGAGAGTTCCTGCTCCAGCGCGGGTGAACTCGCCGCCGCGTACCAGAAGGTGATCAACGCCTACGGCCTGAAGGCGATCGACATCGACATCGAGGCCGACGCGTACAGCAACGCCACCGTGCAGCAGCGGACCGTGGACGCGCTCAAGACGGTGAAGGCGAACAACCCCGGCCTGAAGGTGTACGTCACGATCGGCACCGGGCAGTCCGGCCCCGACACCAGCCTGATCAACCGGGCCGCCTCCTCCGGCCTGACCGCGGACGCCTGGGCCATCATGCCGTTCGACTTCGGGGGCGCCGGACAGAACATGGGCAACCTCACCACGCAGGCCGCCGAGGGCCTCAAGAACGACCTGAAGAACGCCTACGGCTACAGCGACGACCAGGCCTACCGGGACATGGGCATCTCGTCGATGAACGGCATCACCGACAACAACGAGACCGTCACGGTGAACGACTTCCGGACCATCCTGGCCTACGCCCAGCAGCACCACCTGGCCCGGCTCACGTTCTGGTCCGCCAACCGCGACCGGCCGTGCACCGGCGGCCCCGCCGACAGCTGCTCCGGAGTGAGCCAGTCCGACTGGGACTACACCCGCGTCTTCGCCGGCTACACCGGCTGA